One Belonocnema kinseyi isolate 2016_QV_RU_SX_M_011 chromosome 6, B_treatae_v1, whole genome shotgun sequence genomic region harbors:
- the LOC117175055 gene encoding uncharacterized protein LOC117175055: MLSQIARCVVRRASRNGTRGYHGPPVDFKPPTMNELPVPQGSWQADYNRRQTAYNLQLAAGLILITGTISFIVCSDKFFFNAFPPVPKEEKDKK; the protein is encoded by the exons atgttGAGCCAGATTGCGAGGTGCGTTGTACGAAGAGCTTCAAGAAATG GAACCCGCGGATATCATGGACCGCCAGTAGACTTTAAACCCCCAACGATGAATGAACTTCCTGTGCCACAAGGATCATGGCAGGCAGATTATAACCGAAGACAAACAGCGTACAATTTGCAACTAGCGGCAGGACTCATTCTTATTACTGGCACCATAAGCTTT ATTGTATGTTCGGATAAGTTCTTCTTCAATGCGTTCCCACCAGTCCCCAAGGAAGAAAAGgacaaaaagtaa